In Candidatus Paceibacterota bacterium, the DNA window CTTTTCTATTTCTTGACACAAAAGCTCACACTGATTCCAACCTCTCTCACTTTTTCTTTTATTGCTCGATGGTATGGGCACTATTAGTACATTCTGATTCCCTTCAATTCCTTCGAATAGAGATGCTTCTCCAACCATCTCTATTATTTCTTCATACAAATATAAAGATAACCTCTTAATTACTCCGAGGTTACCTTTATATTTTAAAGCGTGTACCAGAAGTCGCACATTTTTGTCACGGTAATCAAACAGAGCGGTAACTTCTTCTACATCTATCGCCCTTGGTCTTGGTAATTTTTTTCTCATCTCTTCTGGATTTAGTGTCAAAAGTTTTTGAAGTCTCTTTTCCTCAGGGATAACAAAGTCAACGAAAGCAAAGAGTGCTTTTTTAAGGGCGTCCATTGATATATAATAATACTATGAGCCCAGGTTTTTTTTCAGGAATTTTTGCTAAAAAGGATCAGAGTGTTTTAGGTATTGATGTAGGCTCTTCTTCTATCAAAGTAGTCCAGCTTCGCAAAAAGGGTAGTATTGCTGTACTCGAAACTTATGGTGAGCTAGCCCTCGGGCCTTATGGAGAGTCGGGAGTAGGTCAGGCGACCAAATTACCGACTCTCAAATTGATCGAGGCCATGAAGGATTTATTGAATGAAAAGGAAGTAGGTCTCTCTACTCGAAACTGTGGTATGGCTATTCCATTTTCCGCCAGCCTCTTGAGAGTGATAGAGATGCCAAACGTGAAAGAAAAGGAGCTCGAAGGCATGGTACCTATCGAAGCTCGCAAATATATACCAGTACCTATTTCTGAAGTTACTCTTGATTGGTCAGTTGTCCCACAGCTTAGTTTTCAATCGGGGCAAGTCGAGGTGGCTGATGAGTTGAAGTCGAGGGGAGAAAATCTAGTTCCAAAAAAAATCGATATCTTGCTCGCCGCTATCCACAATAATGTTATTGATGAATATAGCCAAATAGTTGAGGCCACAGGTCTTTCCGCTAGTTTTTTTGAAATCGAACTCTTCAGTTCCATGAGGTCAGTTCTAGATGAAAGCTCCAAGTCAGCCATGATCCTCGATATGGGAGCCGCTTCCACAAAGTTATATATAGTAGAGAGGGGCATCATGCGCAACTCGCACATTATTAACAAAGGAGCTCAAGACATCACAAGCAATATTGCTCGTACCAACAGCATTTCTTTTGAGGAAGCGGAGGTGGTCAAGAGGAATTTTGGTCTAGAAAAAGGGGTTTCTGATATTGATGTCTCAGGGTCAGTACAGGCTATAGCTGAATATATTTTTTCTGAAGCTAATCGAGTTCTTTTTACTTATCAAAATGAGCAAAATAAAAATATTGATGAAGTTATTCTCATAGGAGGGGGTTCGGCTCTCAAAGGTTGGACAGCGCTCGCGGCAGAAAATTTCAAAATTCCTACAGTTGCCGGCGACCCATTTTCAAAAGTAGAAGCCCCAGCCTTTCTAGAAAAAATTCTAAAAGAAACTGGTCCCGAATTTGCCGTCTCTGTCGGAGTGGCGCTACGGAAGCTGAAGGAGATGTAAACTAGCAATCAACAGTAAATCATATTGACTCAGAAAAAAGAGGTATAATATAAATACTGTGGATACTAAATTTAGATCTTCATTCATACCCAAAAATTCTGTTGTCATGAGGTCAGAGAATCACGAAGGCGGAGGTTTTTTCCGCACTTTCTCTGCGTTGATATTTGTAGTTGCCCTTATTATCACTGGTTCTCTTTTTGTTTATTCAAAGATGCTCTCAAAAAATGTTGAAAATCTCAGATCTCAAATTGTTACTTCACGGGCGGCTATCGATTCGAAGTCTATTGCAGGAGTTCTTGCTTTTGAAAAGAAGCTCGATTCCATTCAATCTATTTTGGATAATCACATAGCGTTTTCAGAATACTTCAAAATGCTGGAGGAAAATACTGTCTCCCAAGTAGCTTGGCAGGATTTAAGATACAACGGGCTTGCGGGAGGGAACTTTGTGGTCGAGATGAGTGGTAGAGCCTCGAGTTTTTCCGCGATTGCTCTCCAGGAAGAATCTTTTCTTCAAGATCAAAATATAAAATTTGTCTCTTTCGACAATCTAAAACTTGATCCTAAGAATGGAGCCATCACTTTTTCTTTCAGAGCGGAGATCGGTCGGGATTTAATAAAATTTAAACTTCCTCAATGAAAAGTACCAGTGGATTAATAATGATATTTCTCGGTATTCTCATCCTCTTTTTCCTTGGGAAGCCTTTTTTTGCTGATGTATCAGCCCTTAAGGATGAACAGAAAAAGTATAAAGATGCTGTGGAGCAAATAAGCAAGATAGAGGAAACTAAGAACGACCTACTTTCGCGTTTGGAGGCACTTTCTCCTGAAGAGAGGCAAAAAATAGATGCTTTCCTTCCTACTCGAGCTGAAATGGTGAGGTTGATTGCAAGTCTTGATGGAGTGGCTTCTCGTCATGGTATATCACTTGAAGAAGCCTCCTCTGGCCAATCCATGACTGATACTAGTCGATCTGTATCAGAGTCCGATCTGCCTCAAAGTTATAATTCAAAAACAGTTACTCTAGGCTTCACTGCCAGCTATTCTGCTATGGTCAATTTTCTAAAGGATGTCGAGAAAAGTTTAAGGATTGTAGATATAGTTTCTATTGACTCTGCGAAAGCTGGGGATTCAGGTTCTCTTTTTCAATACAAGGTAAGTTTACAAACTTATTGGGTCGACTCTGTTCCTTTCGGAGTTTCGTCGTAATATAAATGATCATGAAGAAAAGTAAAAGAACAAAAATATTATCGATACTCCTCATAGTTGTAGCTCTCTCTGGTCTGCCTATGATAAGTAAAAATCTGAAAACCGACGAAGCGGTCGATTCTCAATTTGTAGAGTCTCCAGAATTACAGGAGATAACCGATGTCCTCCTCGAAATGCAAAGTGTCTCTCTCGACACTACTCTTCTCCAGAGTCCAGAATTTTCATATCTGAGTGACTCCACTCTTTCTCTGCCTGCTCTTCCTATCGGCAGAGAAAATCCATTCAGTGCCTTTTAGTTTTATCTGCAGTTTAATTTATTAATAATGAGTGTTCTCGATATTCTCGCAAAAAAAGGAATAATTGAAGCTAAAGAAGTCGACGCCATAAAACAAAGGGCTAAAACGACTGGTGCCTCGATCGACAGCCTGCTTCTTGAAATGGGAGTATCTGACTCAGATATTCTAGCGAATAAGGGGGAATACTATAGTATTCCTGTAAAAAGCGTGGATGAGAGCTTGGTGACCGGTAAAATATTGGAATACATTCCAGAAGAGTCAGCTTCTTATTATAAATTCGTTCCGGTGGCTCTCATAGATGGGGTACTTGAAATAGGTATAGTCGATCCCGATAATATTGCCGCTCGCGACGCTATAAGTTTTATTGCCTCAAAATCCAACCTGCCTTATAAAGTTTTCTTAATTTCTCAATCCGATTTTGATAAGGTGCTTAAAATGTATAAAGGGCTTTCGGGAGAAGTGACCAAGGCCCTCTCTGAACTAGAGAATGAATTTGTTGTGGAATCTGGGAAAAGAGATGACGATGAAGAAGAAGGAAAAAAGAAAGTAGTGAAAGAGGAAAAATCGGAAGAAACTGAGGATCTCTCTGCTTTTGATAACAAAAATAAAGATACTAAAACAGTCGAGGATGCACCGGTGACTAAAATAGTAGCGACTGTATTAAGGTATGCCATCGATGGAAGAGCTTCGGACATTCATATCGAACCGATGGAGGCCTCTGTCAAGGTGAGGTTTAGGGTGGATGGAGTAATGAATACTTCGCTCGTCCTACCTTTTAGGGTGCATTCAGCTGTGGTGGCCCGTATAAAAATAATGTCGAACATGCGACTGGACGAGAAACGCAAACCTCAAGATGGAAGGTTTAGCGCCAAATTAAATGATCGCAAGATAGATTTTCGTGTGTCTACTTTCCCTACTTATTTTGGTGAAAAAGTGGTGATCCGTATTCTCGATCAAGTGAAAGGAGTTCATAAACTTGATGATATGGGTATCTCAATGAGGTATATCGATACCTTGAGGAATGCCTTAAAAAGGCCATACGGCATGATACTTATTACTGGCCCGACTGGAAGCGGAAAGTCCACCACTCTTTATTCCATGGTGAATGAACTTGATCGCGAACATTCCAATGTCCTCTCTCTGGAAGATCCGATCGAATACAATATAGAAGGTATGAGTCAATCGCAGGTGCGCCCTGAAATAGGCTATACATTTGCCAATGGCTTGCGTACCACTCTCCGTCAGGATCCAGATATCATAATGGTGGGTGAAATTAGAGATAAAGAAACTGCGCAGCTTGCCATCCAAGCCGCTCTCACTGGCCACCTAGTGCTTTCTACTCTTCACACTAATACTGCAGTAGGAGCCGTGCCCCGTCTTATTGATATGGGTGTCGATCCTTACCTTATTGCTCCTACCCTGATACTTTCTATTGCTCAAAGGTTGGTAAGAAGCCTCTGTCCTGGAGCAGGCAAATCTGTCCC includes these proteins:
- a CDS encoding GspE/PulE family protein, with the translated sequence MSVLDILAKKGIIEAKEVDAIKQRAKTTGASIDSLLLEMGVSDSDILANKGEYYSIPVKSVDESLVTGKILEYIPEESASYYKFVPVALIDGVLEIGIVDPDNIAARDAISFIASKSNLPYKVFLISQSDFDKVLKMYKGLSGEVTKALSELENEFVVESGKRDDDEEEGKKKVVKEEKSEETEDLSAFDNKNKDTKTVEDAPVTKIVATVLRYAIDGRASDIHIEPMEASVKVRFRVDGVMNTSLVLPFRVHSAVVARIKIMSNMRLDEKRKPQDGRFSAKLNDRKIDFRVSTFPTYFGEKVVIRILDQVKGVHKLDDMGISMRYIDTLRNALKRPYGMILITGPTGSGKSTTLYSMVNELDREHSNVLSLEDPIEYNIEGMSQSQVRPEIGYTFANGLRTTLRQDPDIIMVGEIRDKETAQLAIQAALTGHLVLSTLHTNTAVGAVPRLIDMGVDPYLIAPTLILSIAQRLVRSLCPGAGKSVPVDGALKVMIEKQFSTLPPNFVKDIKIGKEVFEIAPGPDCPNGVRGRTPVMEVLEIDKDIQEAILKNPTEQDIWKIARNKGMLTMKEDAILKAFDREIPFEEINTL
- the pilM gene encoding type IV pilus assembly protein PilM yields the protein MSPGFFSGIFAKKDQSVLGIDVGSSSIKVVQLRKKGSIAVLETYGELALGPYGESGVGQATKLPTLKLIEAMKDLLNEKEVGLSTRNCGMAIPFSASLLRVIEMPNVKEKELEGMVPIEARKYIPVPISEVTLDWSVVPQLSFQSGQVEVADELKSRGENLVPKKIDILLAAIHNNVIDEYSQIVEATGLSASFFEIELFSSMRSVLDESSKSAMILDMGAASTKLYIVERGIMRNSHIINKGAQDITSNIARTNSISFEEAEVVKRNFGLEKGVSDIDVSGSVQAIAEYIFSEANRVLFTYQNEQNKNIDEVILIGGGSALKGWTALAAENFKIPTVAGDPFSKVEAPAFLEKILKETGPEFAVSVGVALRKLKEM
- the pilO gene encoding type 4a pilus biogenesis protein PilO, which encodes MKSTSGLIMIFLGILILFFLGKPFFADVSALKDEQKKYKDAVEQISKIEETKNDLLSRLEALSPEERQKIDAFLPTRAEMVRLIASLDGVASRHGISLEEASSGQSMTDTSRSVSESDLPQSYNSKTVTLGFTASYSAMVNFLKDVEKSLRIVDIVSIDSAKAGDSGSLFQYKVSLQTYWVDSVPFGVSS